Proteins encoded by one window of Chanos chanos chromosome 7, fChaCha1.1, whole genome shotgun sequence:
- the fbxo40.2 gene encoding F-box only protein 40, giving the protein MDDGDGQRIMKGHEGQRETGLGTGSNVMFYFSKSRYRRSGVRLHKHCETCYSRRCRAPVEVSVSCLVVTCRFLCGATFHMCKEEEHALLCPNQKVPCLNASYGCPFTMSRSKLAKHLQVCPASVVCCSMDWNRWPVEDPNSVLYVNVLKEMSSGSPLDVSVALRDQKLLFSRLKMRSFFPELMEEPEEPETEAEEEGAVGGEDPFNGVQANGATAEHLLSKSPHNSSTNGVDEALSATVDKHKFDLYEKMFSMERGGCNQSESQRPKEGVTKGKVTSSQSHTVPGTPEKQGTSKEPQRTQENKNTPQPDISKTGLAPWQDGVLERLGQQFNPREYNMYLVHHGRMLISFGQIEACTPREKDFVYGSLEPIPVQTLKSYKPPVSFRQRRIYFKDPSTAVKTEHKCVGTSDAKFSDAEEAQFMDEMYATLLCSAEAEVRGHKISETSTTDALFVDTGTQTYIFAAAPFKYNATLADITEDKSLKLYVQMDKESVTSRHTKANSAFNFSCGHFFRRDEYAFHFKNVHSDIQSGLSGWFEQRCPLAYLGCSFTLTRFQPSTHKATVSYKKDLGIFILKPEVPRSLLKDAETITPQNKRVQCEEQLADLPFEVLRQIASYLDSFTLSQLALVSRQFREVCSTLLQERGMVVFKWKRKSYSHGGARWKSSVVWEYSNLFSKVNSWCFGDSPSISEHLRVCPFYQRECKTEPVSMTGMCEKKRDSEERQSLVTLFTRPRKT; this is encoded by the exons ATGGATGATGGCGATGGTCAGAGGATCATG AAGGGGCACGAAGGACAGAGGGAGACGGGGCTTGGGACAGGCAGcaatgtgatgttttatttctCCAAG AGTAGATACAGGAGATCAGGCGTGCGgctacacaaacactgtgagaCCTGTTACAGCCGACGCTGCAGGGCCCCAGTAGAGGTCTCAGTGTCCTGCCTGGTCGTTACCTGCCGCTTCCTCTGCGGTGCCACCTTTCACATGTGCAAGGAAGAGGAGCATGCGCTGCTGTGCCCCAACCAGAAAGTGCCCTGCCTCAACGCCAGCTACGGCTGCCCTTTCACCATGAGCCGGTCCAAGCTGGCCAAACACCTGCAGGTGTGCCCTGCCAGTGTGGTGTGCTGCTCTATGGATTGGAACCGTTGGCCCGTGGAGGATCCGAACTCAGTCCTATACGTTAACGTGTTGAAGGAGATGAGCAGCGGAAGCCCACTGGACGTGTCCGTCGCTCTTAGAGACCAGAAGCTTCTATTTTCCAGGCTAAAAATGAGATCCTTTTTCCCAGAACTGATGGAAGAACCAGAGGAGCcggagacagaggcagaagaAGAGGGAGCGGTCGGAGGGGAGGATCCATTTAATGGGGTACAAGCAAATGGAGCTACCGCCGAACACCTTTTGAGCAAAAGTCCTCATAATTCTTCAACGAATGGAGTAGATGAAGCTCTGAGTGCCACTGTAGACAAACACAAGTTTGACCTGTATGAGAAGATGTTCAGCATGGAACGAGGAGGCTGCAACCAGTCTGAGAGCCAGAGACCTAAAGAGGGGGTCACAAAAGGAAAAGTAACGTCTTCACAGAGTCACACAGTTCCGGGAACCCCAGAGAAACAGGGAACCTCTAAGGAACCGCAGAGAACCCAGGAGAATAAAAACACCCCCCAGCCAGACATCTCCAAAACAGGACTAGCTCCATGGCAGGATGGTGTCTTGGAAAGACTCGGCCAGCAGTTCAACCCGAGAGAATATAACATGTACCTAGTGCATCACGGACGTATGCTCATCTCCTTTGGACAGATAGAAGCTTGCACaccaagagagaaagattttgtTTACGGGAGTCTGGAGCCTATACCAGTTCAAACTCTGAAGTCATACAAACCTCCCGTCAGTTTTCGGCAAAGACGGATCTATTTCAAGGATCCCTCCACTGCGGTAAAGACTGAGCATAAGTGCGTTGGCACATCTGATGCAAAATTCTCTGACGCAGAAGAAGCTCAGTTCATGGATGAGATGTATGCCACGTTGCTTTGCTCTGCAGAGGCGGAGGTACGAGGTCACAAAATCAGTGAGACGTCCACAACAGACGCACTCTTTGTGGACACAGGAACCCAGACCTACATCTTTGCCGCAGCTCCATTCAAATACAACGCCACGCTGGCCGACATCACAGAGGACAAGTCTTTGAAGCTTTACGTCCAAATGGACAAAGAGAGCGTCACAAGCAGACACACCAAAGCTAACTCGGCGTTTAACTTTTCGTGTGGACACTTCTTCAGACGGGACGAGTACGCCTTTCACTTCAAGAACGTGCACTCAGACATCCAGTCTGGTCTTAGCGGTTGGTTTGAACAGAGATGTCCTCTGGCTTATCTGGGCTGCTCCTTCACCCTCACTAGATTCCAGCCCTCAACCCACAAGGCCACTGTCTCCTACAAAAAAGACCTCGGCATTTTCATTCTCAAACCGGAAGTGCCTAGATCTCTCCTGAAAGATGCTGAAACGATTACACCGCAGAACAAGCGAGTCCAATGTGAGGAACAGCTCGCCGATCTTCCGTTCGAGGTCCTGCGACAGATCGCTAGCTACTTGGACAGCTTCACTCTTTCCCAGCTTGCTCTGGTGTCCCGGCAGTTCCGGGAGGTTTGTTCCACTCTTCTTCAGGAGAGAGGAATGGTGGTCTTCAAATGGAAGAGGAAGTCTTACTCTCATGGCGGAGCTCGCTGGAAGTCCTCTGTG gTGTGGGAGTACAGTAATCTCTTTAGTAAAGTGAACAGCTGGTGTTTTGGTGATTCTCCATCCATTTCAGAACATCTGAGGGTTTGTCCGTTTTATCAGAGGGAGTGTAAAACAGAACCCGTCTCAATGACAGGCATgtgtgaaaagaagagagattcagaggagagacaaagtCTGGTCACTTTGTTCACGAGGCCCAGAAAGACATGA